One window of Dysidea avara chromosome 11, odDysAvar1.4, whole genome shotgun sequence genomic DNA carries:
- the LOC136239177 gene encoding nucleotide-binding oligomerization domain-containing protein 2-like, whose translation MTSNEGIVKGLRKSVTASSTPLLKDLHSHITPNYAAHWREIGTLLGLPSGTLDIIKYDNRDKARPSCDAVLEEWLQVEPSASWEKLFKVIESLAVSSDQAPDKVTSSKPDMEKSTVTDQGVYILSDRARQLNIQTRSAVDEDSWPPNKPKDYIPLLLVHHQDQHTFEQATALQLAGSIQLGTLHSKHYPQDSYQSLKEVLDNSKTTKQLIDIVAPLQANGDAQFVLIEGLPGIGKSLLLQEIAYNWAKGKLLQNFKIVLLIQLRSPAVQQVSLVADLFQLICEGDTNAAENATACSKYLFNNKGKDVVFLFDGYDEFPEHLQKDSLITSILKRKVLPHCGLVVSSRPHASVRLRQQAAITVNILGFAEEERKLYIEQSLKGQPHAVKELTEYLEGNLTINGLCFIPFNMVILIYLYKQGISLPRNSRQLYDHFICLTICRHLAKSGRPLDNTITDLAKTPEPYNTIVRQLSKLSLEGLNNNKLIFTLEEMRVACPDIEAIEGALNGFGLLQAVQHFMLTGKTMTFNFVHFSIQEFLAAYYITQLPPDKELQVLEAKFWSDLHSNMFMMYTSLTKGQRSAFKQFLQHKPQPSFLQAVKQFFSHDVTLSKDILNDRLKSLRLFRCFYEANDEAFYTSIQKGRTFDDKIINLSSTILTVYDVECVTLFLTCLPQKEWKKLYLSFCHIQDHALRVVHRDLMHSGITIRELSLYDNSLTRSSSSYIRDLIIHCKVEELEIGSNDTIGEDPVLYDMLSHPSSRLVRLYMNSTSLSSPSAIALFTALAKGNKLQWLNIDCNLITDEACDVIAATIKNNTSLFWLVMYGNKFSEKAAQCLVQALQDNDTLKWLGLPHYKKNVMKNIRSLQEEINKNRESRGCQTKLYIDY comes from the exons ATGACAAGTAATGAAGGAATAGTAAAGGGGTTGAGAAAAAGCGTCACTG CTAGCAGCACTCCGCTACTGAAGGATCTTCATAGCCACATCACTCCAAACTATGCTGCTCATTGGAGAGAAATTGGAACACTACTGGGTCTACCGAGTGGAACACTTGACATCATAAAATATGATAATCGTGATAAAGCCCGGCCTAGCTGTGATGCTGTTTTGGAGGAATGGCTTCAAGTAGAACCCTCTGCTAGTTGGGAGAAGTTGTTTAAAGTGATTGAGTCACTTGCAGTGTCTAGTGATCAAGCTCCTGATAAAG TTACCTCCAGCAAACCTGACATGGAAAAGTCGACAGTCACTGATCAAG GAGTCTACATATTGTCCGACAGAGCGAGACAACTTAATATACAAACAAGGTCTGCTGTTGATGAAGATTCTTGGCCACCTAACAAGCCAAAGGATTATATTCCACTCCTTTTAGTTCATCATCAAGACCAACACACTTTTGAACAGGCAACTGCACTGCAATTGGCTGGATCCATCCAATTAGGTACACTTCACTCCAAGCACTACCCACAGGACAGCTATCAGTCACTGAAAGAAGTACTTGATAACAGTAAGACAACTAAACAGTTAATTGATATCGTAGCTCCACTGCAAGCGAATGGCGATGCACAATTTGTTTTAATTGAGGGATTGCCTGGCATTGGCAAGTCTTTGTTGTTACAAGAAATTGCTTATAATTGGGCTAAAGGAAAGttattacaaaattttaaaatagttcTCCTCATCCAGCTGCGTAGTCCAGCTGTGCAGCAGGTGTCACTTGTTGCTGACCTTTTCCAGTTAATCTGTGAAGGAGACACAAATGCTGCAGAAAATGCAACAGCATGTAGCAAATACCTTTTCAACAACAAAGGCAAGGATGTTGTTTTCCTTTTTGATGGCTATGATGAATTCCCGGAACATCTACAAAAAGACAGTTTAATCACCAGCATACTAAAGCGCAAGGTGCTACCTCATTGTGGCTTGGTAGTGTCATCTCGTCCACATGCCTCAGTGAGGCTCCGACAACAAGCAGCCATCACAGTTAACATATTAGGCTTTGCTGAAGAAGAACGTAAGTTATACATTGAGCAGTCCCTGAAGGGACAGCCACATGCAGTCAAAGAGCTCACCGAATATCTTGAAGGTAATCTGACTATCAATGGCCTGTGTTTCATCCCCTTCAATATGGTGATCTTGATTTATTTGTACAAACAGGGAATTTCCCTTCCCAGGAATTCTAGACAACTCTATGATCACTTCATCTGTCTTACCATCTGTCGGCATCTTGCCAAGTCTGGTCGTCCTCTTGATAACACCATCACTGATCTAGCCAAAACCCCTGAGCCCTATAATACAATAGTTCGGCAGTTATCAAAATTATCCCTTGAGGGCCTTAATAACAACAAGCTAATCTTTACTCTGGAGGAGATGAGAGTAGCATGTCCAGACATCGAAGCTATTGAAGGAGCTCTGAATGGCTTTGGACTGTTACAAGCTGTTCAACACTTCATGCTCACTGGGAAAACAATGACATTCAACTTTGTCCATTTTTCTATTCAGGAGTTCTTGGCTGCATATTATATCACTCAACTTCCACCAGACAAAGAGCTGCAAGTGCTTGAAGCAAAATTCTGGAGCGATCTTCATTCCAACATGTTTATGATGTACACCTCGCTTACCAAGGGACAGCGATCAGCTTTTAAGCAATTCCTTCAACATAAACCACAACCATCTTTCTTACAAGCAGTCAAACAATTCTTCTCTCATGATGTAACACTTTCTAAGGATATTTTGAATGATCGTTTAAAATCTCTTCGACTTTTCCGCTGCTTCTATGAGGCCAATGATGAAGCCTTCTACACTTCTATTCAAAAGGGAAGAACTTTTGATGATAAAATAATCAATCTTAGCAGCACCATCCTAACTGTTTATGACGTTGAGTGTGTTACACTTTTTCTAACTTGCTTACCCCAAAAAGAGTGGAAGAAGCTTTACTTGTCGTTTTGTCATATCCAAGATCATGCCCTTCGTGTTGTGCATCGTGACCTGATGCACAGTGGCATCACTATTAGAGAGCTGAGCTTGTACGATAATAGCCTCACGAGATCATCCTCCTCCTACATAAGAGACCTCATCATCCACTGTAAAGTGGAAGAGTTGGAGATTGGTAGTAATGACACCATCGGAGAGGACCCTGTTCTGTACGACATGTTGTCCCATCCCTCCTCTAGACTAGTGAGACTGTACATGAACAGTACCAGCTTATCATCACCTTCAGCCATTGCACTCTTCACTGCATTGGCAAAAGGAAATAAACTGCAGTGGCTCAACATCGATTGTAATCTCATCACTGATGAAGCTTGTGATGTCATTGCTGCTACAATAAAGAATAACACATCTCTATTCTGGCTGGTGATGTATGGCAACAAGTTCAGTGAAAAAGCTGCCCAGTGTTTAGTACAAGCTCTCCAGGACAATGACACATTGAAATGGCTAGGGTTACCTCATTACAAAAAAAATGTTATGAAGAATATTAGATCACTACAAGAAGAGATTAACAAGAACAGGGAAAGTAGAGGATGTCAAACAAAACTGTACATTGACTACTAA